One genomic region from Gemmatimonas aurantiaca encodes:
- a CDS encoding response regulator transcription factor translates to MRILLAEDDTRLHDLLARALRERAFAVDVVVDGEAAIIEAAVNDYDVIILDVTMPRRSGIDVCAELRRRGKRTPILMLTARDALGDRVAGLDAGADDYLVKPFELDELLARLRAIMRRGPVLQDERIVVGDLVVDTRAQQATRAGVPLDLTTREYTLLAYLARHAGRVVGRAELTEHVWDANHDPASNALEVYIGRVRKKIESVNGAPLLHTRRGAGYLLSADVAE, encoded by the coding sequence ATGCGTATCCTGCTCGCGGAAGACGATACCCGGCTTCACGATCTGCTCGCCCGGGCGCTCCGGGAGCGCGCCTTTGCCGTGGACGTGGTGGTCGACGGGGAAGCCGCGATCATCGAGGCGGCGGTGAACGACTACGACGTCATCATTCTCGATGTGACGATGCCGCGCCGTTCGGGGATCGATGTGTGCGCGGAGCTGCGACGCCGCGGCAAACGCACACCCATTCTGATGCTCACCGCACGGGATGCGCTGGGCGATCGGGTGGCCGGGCTCGACGCGGGCGCCGACGACTATCTCGTCAAACCGTTCGAGCTGGATGAATTGCTCGCGCGTCTGCGGGCCATCATGCGTCGAGGCCCGGTGCTGCAGGACGAGCGCATCGTGGTGGGGGATCTCGTGGTGGACACCCGCGCGCAACAGGCCACGCGGGCCGGTGTGCCGCTCGATCTCACGACACGGGAGTACACACTGCTGGCCTATCTGGCGCGCCACGCGGGACGCGTGGTGGGGCGGGCGGAGCTCACCGAGCATGTCTGGGATGCCAATCACGATCCCGCGTCGAACGCATTGGAAGTGTACATCGGCCGGGTGCGGAAGAAGATCGAGAGTGTGAATGGCGCACCATTGCTGCACACCCGGCGCGGTGCCGGTTATCTGCTGTCCGCCGACGTCGCGGAATGA
- a CDS encoding M20/M25/M40 family metallo-hydrolase — translation MSRVLLAAVLLTAAGAAPMQTLHAQNRPAPAKAVPSKGAGSPSVRPVWSDEGPLKWAPRPTESAITANDLRTRLYQFADDSMAGRRIGELGNYKGTEYIAREFRRMGLKPAGDSGGFFQTLPFGPIGIDSTSATLTVGGRALARRTQWIPTVPTAANGVGSSVSIQNVPAVFAGQWGDTSVMLDAAAMRGKVLVFTASPAMRAVAASSGAPASFVSCADVPDKFGANAAIAEEARQRANPTAAAAATRRPPFATAVRDARAEAVGAAAVLVVGLDDMQPTAINAAFAQPMGMRPASPLNASAPAGASISRAVAEQLFGKPIEQVAVGTTGQPVSASWQHRWRISPTPARNVVAVLPGSDPTLASEYVLLGAHNDHVGVNPVVVDHDSVRAYNMVVRRQGANDPVCTPTPAQQKKIDSLIAHARSIRAPRRDSIMNGADDDGSGTVVLLEIAEKFAKEKPKRSIIFVSHQGEEGGLLGSRWFTDHPTIPLDKVVAAHNMDMVGKGRNWQVKYGGPNSVQMLGARRLSREFGDMIDSVNANSKEPMAIDKSWDVPANPLNRFCRSDQVNYVRKDIPTVYMSLGYAIDYHQHTDEPQYIDYDHSARLGRFIHEVMTAIANRPDKPAIAGPDPTMPTCGR, via the coding sequence GTGTCCCGAGTTCTTCTGGCGGCGGTGCTGCTGACCGCCGCTGGTGCCGCGCCCATGCAGACCCTGCATGCGCAGAATCGGCCGGCTCCAGCCAAGGCGGTGCCCTCCAAGGGCGCCGGTTCCCCGTCCGTTCGCCCCGTCTGGTCGGACGAAGGTCCGCTCAAGTGGGCGCCCCGCCCCACCGAATCGGCCATCACGGCCAACGACCTGCGCACCCGCCTCTATCAATTCGCGGACGACTCCATGGCGGGTCGACGCATCGGTGAGCTGGGGAACTACAAGGGCACCGAATACATCGCGCGGGAATTCCGGCGCATGGGTCTCAAGCCGGCCGGCGACAGCGGCGGCTTCTTCCAGACGCTGCCATTCGGCCCCATCGGGATCGACAGCACCAGCGCCACGCTGACTGTCGGCGGACGTGCGCTCGCCAGGCGGACGCAGTGGATCCCCACCGTGCCCACCGCGGCCAATGGAGTGGGATCGTCGGTGTCCATTCAGAACGTGCCTGCGGTGTTCGCCGGTCAATGGGGTGACACCTCCGTGATGCTCGATGCGGCGGCCATGCGGGGCAAGGTACTGGTCTTCACGGCCTCACCCGCCATGCGCGCCGTGGCGGCCAGCAGCGGGGCGCCCGCCAGCTTCGTCAGCTGCGCCGATGTGCCGGACAAGTTCGGGGCCAACGCCGCCATCGCCGAGGAAGCCCGTCAGCGCGCCAACCCGACCGCTGCGGCGGCCGCTACACGCCGTCCGCCTTTTGCTACGGCCGTGCGTGACGCCCGGGCCGAAGCCGTCGGCGCCGCCGCCGTGCTCGTGGTCGGTCTCGACGACATGCAACCGACGGCCATCAACGCGGCCTTCGCCCAGCCGATGGGCATGCGTCCGGCGTCACCGCTCAATGCGTCCGCGCCGGCCGGCGCCTCCATCTCCCGGGCGGTCGCGGAACAGCTCTTCGGCAAGCCCATCGAACAGGTCGCCGTGGGCACCACCGGACAGCCGGTGAGCGCGTCGTGGCAGCATCGCTGGCGCATTTCGCCCACGCCGGCGCGCAATGTTGTGGCGGTCCTGCCGGGCTCCGATCCGACGCTGGCCTCCGAATACGTGCTCCTGGGCGCGCACAACGACCACGTGGGGGTGAACCCGGTGGTGGTCGATCACGACTCCGTGCGCGCGTACAACATGGTGGTGCGTCGACAGGGCGCGAACGATCCCGTGTGCACGCCCACGCCCGCGCAACAGAAGAAGATCGATTCGCTCATCGCGCACGCACGCAGCATCCGCGCGCCGCGTCGCGACTCCATCATGAACGGCGCCGACGACGATGGGTCCGGCACCGTCGTGCTGCTCGAGATCGCCGAGAAGTTCGCGAAGGAGAAGCCGAAGCGCTCCATCATCTTCGTCTCGCATCAGGGCGAGGAAGGTGGGCTGTTGGGCTCACGGTGGTTCACCGATCATCCCACCATCCCGCTCGATAAGGTCGTGGCGGCCCACAACATGGACATGGTGGGCAAGGGACGGAACTGGCAGGTGAAGTACGGCGGCCCCAACTCCGTGCAGATGCTCGGCGCGCGCCGGCTCTCGCGCGAGTTCGGGGACATGATTGACTCGGTCAATGCCAACAGCAAGGAACCGATGGCGATCGACAAGAGCTGGGACGTGCCCGCCAACCCGCTGAATCGCTTCTGCCGCAGCGACCAGGTGAACTACGTGCGGAAGGACATTCCCACGGTGTACATGTCACTCGGCTACGCGATCGACTACCACCAGCACACCGACGAACCGCAGTACATCGACTACGACCACTCCGCACGACTGGGTCGTTTCATCCATGAAGTCATGACCGCCATCGCCAACCGCCCCGACAAACCGGCGATTGCGGGCCCCGATCCGACCATGCCCACCTGCGGTCGCTGA
- a CDS encoding ATP-binding protein has protein sequence MWYTAALGILLVITGSLTYAVLKRVTRADSDAYLTDTADAVASSLQLALANVPPAWASDSLAPRWAADRTLENHRFRDIGVAIFQSRPGGVDGPRLHLLAVDTTSSATRYFGGAAGWQRASTSAVRALALMDTDVVTLEPHRERVVSIPVSTRRGLFVVSVSQSLAARDALFTRLRETMWVGFPIALVLAMAGGLGLAAASLRPVDAMRAQAEQITASNLHQRLPVPPADDELSRLSRTFNALLDRVEDAFAQRRRFTADASHELRTPVAIVIGESELALSSDRSPEQYRAALRIIHGEARRLASIVGDLFLLARRDAAEQTIAPQPLFLEELVGDCVDAIGSIAREKQITLEFLPVSEVPTVGDDAMLRRVVMNLLDNAIKYTPTGGRVRAEAEPRPGGGAMVRVTDTGKGIAPEHQARIFERFYRVQHTTDRSGLPDASGAGLGLPIAAWIAQAHGGALRLVRSDATGSVFEFTLPGRELQQRTA, from the coding sequence TTGTGGTACACGGCGGCGTTGGGGATCCTGCTGGTGATCACCGGCAGTCTCACCTACGCGGTGCTCAAGCGCGTGACGCGCGCCGACAGCGATGCCTATCTCACCGATACGGCCGATGCGGTCGCCTCGTCACTGCAACTCGCGCTGGCCAACGTACCGCCGGCGTGGGCGTCCGATTCGCTCGCGCCACGCTGGGCGGCCGATCGCACTCTCGAGAATCACCGGTTCCGCGATATCGGGGTGGCCATCTTCCAGTCCCGTCCGGGCGGCGTGGACGGTCCACGTCTGCATCTGCTGGCCGTGGATACGACCTCGAGTGCGACGCGGTATTTCGGTGGCGCGGCCGGCTGGCAACGGGCAAGCACCTCGGCGGTGCGGGCGCTGGCGCTGATGGATACCGATGTGGTCACGCTCGAGCCGCATCGGGAACGGGTGGTGTCGATCCCGGTGTCCACGAGACGCGGCCTCTTCGTGGTCTCGGTGAGTCAATCGCTGGCGGCGCGCGATGCGCTGTTCACACGACTGCGCGAAACGATGTGGGTGGGGTTCCCGATCGCGCTGGTGCTGGCCATGGCCGGCGGTCTGGGGTTGGCGGCGGCCAGTCTGCGTCCGGTGGATGCCATGCGGGCGCAGGCGGAGCAGATCACGGCGAGCAATCTGCACCAACGTTTGCCGGTGCCGCCCGCCGACGATGAACTCTCGCGGTTGTCCCGCACATTCAATGCTTTGCTGGATCGTGTCGAGGATGCCTTCGCACAACGTCGGCGCTTCACGGCCGACGCCTCGCACGAATTGCGCACGCCGGTGGCCATCGTGATCGGCGAGAGTGAGCTCGCGCTGAGCAGCGACCGGTCACCCGAGCAGTACCGGGCGGCGTTGCGCATCATTCATGGCGAGGCACGCCGGTTGGCGTCCATCGTCGGCGATCTGTTCCTGCTGGCACGACGCGACGCGGCCGAACAGACCATCGCTCCCCAGCCGCTGTTTCTCGAGGAGCTGGTGGGAGACTGCGTGGATGCGATCGGCAGTATCGCACGCGAGAAGCAGATCACGCTCGAATTCCTGCCGGTGAGTGAGGTGCCCACGGTCGGCGACGATGCCATGTTGCGCCGCGTGGTCATGAACCTGCTGGACAACGCGATCAAATACACGCCGACCGGCGGCCGGGTACGCGCGGAGGCCGAGCCGCGACCGGGTGGTGGTGCCATGGTGCGGGTGACCGACACCGGCAAAGGCATCGCGCCGGAACATCAGGCGCGGATCTTCGAGCGTTTCTATCGTGTGCAGCACACGACCGATCGCTCGGGGCTTCCCGATGCGTCTGGTGCGGGACTCGGTCTGCCCATCGCCGCCTGGATCGCGCAGGCCCACGGTGGCGCGTTGCGGCTCGTGCGCAGCGATGCCACGGGCAGTGTGTTCGAGTTCACGCTGCCGGGACGGGAGCTGCAACAGCGGACTGCCTGA
- the mprF gene encoding bifunctional lysylphosphatidylglycerol flippase/synthetase MprF — protein MTLDDREHTEDTERAAWRAWAPPVAILLLLGLALHVMHRELASTGYAHLRASLQNIPGDALQRASALTALSYLLLCGYDLLALRYVGTSLGVLRAVRTSLLAYTLSQTLGFALFTGGAVRVRFWSMWGLSTQQIAQAAGFVSATFVVGVLAVCGLALTFETQAMLGVLGLPVLLARALGVLLLGLVIGYVGWAVFRATRPLVWRSWTIPVPPVRLALSQVVLALLDWGVAGLVLYQLLPAGHALPPLAFLGVFVLAQFVAVASHVPGGLGVFESIMLVALRGMAPPAELLAVLVAYRVVYYFVPFAIGLVTLAIIEVRQHSARVPELLDTVSSTAASVIGGATRVAVVLQPLLPTVVGLSTFVGGALLLFSGATPAAHGRVRALTAVLPLGLVELSHFAASLAGVGLLVLGAALRRRLDAAWGATVAVLTLGIATSLLKGLDWEEAAALGVVLLAVVASRRAFYRPTTLTADFLTPGWMVAVIGVVGASIWLGFFAYRRVDFSNDLWWEFAVRGNAPRFLRASAGVIVAMLTVGLWRLFRPAIHQPALPTDDELARAYAVIQKVPESTASLALLGDKALIFSDDADAFVMYGVSGRSWISMGDPVGHGAKQLEVAWRFREEADARGAWPVFYQVTPPRLPLYIDLGLTLLKLGEEAVVPLTHFSLDGGERKWMRRVLKDAEKGGLEFVMVPAAEVPPLLPELRRISDEWLGEKTGREKGFSLGRFDERYLRHFPTALIREHHPDGTRIVAFANVWTGVAGGEVSPDLMRRTADAPRGTMDLLFVQLLLWGQAHGYRAANLGMTPLAGLVDPALARPELAPLWARAGTFLYGRGESLYNFQGLRAFKEKFSPVWEPRYLASPGGIALPRVLANVATLIAGGVSGIVRK, from the coding sequence ATGACCCTCGACGATCGCGAGCATACAGAGGACACGGAGCGCGCAGCCTGGCGGGCCTGGGCTCCCCCCGTTGCCATTCTGCTGCTGCTCGGCCTCGCGCTGCATGTGATGCACCGCGAACTGGCGAGCACGGGCTATGCGCATCTGCGGGCATCGCTCCAGAACATTCCGGGAGACGCCCTGCAGCGCGCCTCGGCGCTCACGGCACTCTCGTATCTGCTGTTGTGTGGCTACGATCTGCTCGCACTGCGGTATGTCGGCACATCGCTGGGTGTACTGCGTGCGGTCCGGACGTCGCTGCTGGCCTACACTCTCAGTCAGACGCTGGGGTTCGCCCTGTTCACCGGCGGCGCCGTGCGTGTGCGCTTCTGGAGCATGTGGGGACTCTCCACGCAGCAGATCGCGCAGGCCGCGGGTTTTGTCAGCGCCACGTTCGTGGTGGGTGTACTGGCCGTGTGCGGTCTTGCACTCACGTTCGAGACGCAGGCCATGCTGGGTGTGTTGGGATTGCCCGTGCTTCTGGCCCGTGCACTCGGTGTGCTGCTGCTCGGACTGGTGATCGGGTATGTGGGATGGGCAGTGTTCCGTGCCACCAGGCCGCTGGTCTGGCGATCGTGGACGATTCCCGTTCCGCCGGTGAGGCTGGCGTTGTCGCAGGTGGTGCTGGCCCTGCTCGACTGGGGGGTGGCAGGACTGGTGTTGTATCAGTTGCTGCCCGCGGGACATGCGTTGCCGCCGTTGGCCTTTCTCGGTGTCTTCGTGCTCGCGCAGTTCGTGGCGGTGGCCAGTCATGTTCCCGGAGGCCTCGGGGTCTTCGAGTCGATCATGCTGGTGGCGCTGCGCGGCATGGCACCACCGGCTGAACTGCTCGCCGTGCTCGTGGCGTATCGCGTCGTGTACTACTTCGTGCCCTTCGCGATCGGCCTGGTGACACTCGCCATCATCGAAGTGCGCCAGCACAGCGCGCGGGTGCCGGAACTGCTCGACACGGTGTCATCGACCGCCGCCAGCGTGATCGGCGGAGCCACCCGTGTGGCGGTGGTATTGCAGCCGCTGCTGCCGACGGTGGTGGGACTCAGCACGTTCGTGGGCGGCGCGCTGCTGCTCTTCTCCGGTGCGACACCCGCGGCCCATGGTCGCGTCCGTGCGCTCACAGCCGTCCTGCCACTCGGTCTGGTGGAACTCAGCCACTTCGCGGCCAGCCTGGCCGGCGTGGGGCTTCTGGTCCTGGGGGCCGCGCTGCGTCGGCGTCTCGACGCGGCGTGGGGCGCCACCGTGGCCGTGCTGACCCTCGGTATAGCCACATCGCTGCTCAAGGGGCTGGACTGGGAGGAAGCCGCGGCACTGGGCGTGGTGCTGCTGGCCGTCGTGGCATCGCGTCGGGCGTTCTATCGCCCCACGACCCTCACCGCGGATTTTCTGACACCGGGATGGATGGTGGCGGTGATCGGTGTGGTGGGGGCGAGTATCTGGCTGGGGTTCTTCGCCTATCGGCGGGTCGACTTCTCCAACGATCTGTGGTGGGAATTCGCCGTGCGCGGCAACGCGCCGCGTTTTCTCAGGGCGAGTGCCGGAGTGATCGTGGCCATGCTCACGGTGGGGCTGTGGCGTCTCTTCCGTCCGGCCATTCATCAGCCGGCGCTTCCCACCGATGACGAACTCGCGCGTGCCTATGCGGTCATCCAGAAGGTGCCCGAAAGCACGGCATCACTCGCGCTGCTGGGTGACAAGGCACTGATCTTCTCCGACGACGCCGATGCGTTCGTGATGTACGGCGTGTCGGGACGCAGCTGGATCTCGATGGGCGATCCGGTGGGACATGGAGCGAAACAACTGGAAGTGGCGTGGCGATTCCGCGAAGAGGCCGATGCCCGCGGCGCCTGGCCGGTGTTCTACCAGGTGACGCCACCGCGATTGCCATTGTACATCGACCTGGGTCTCACGTTGCTCAAGCTGGGTGAAGAGGCCGTGGTGCCGCTCACGCATTTCTCCCTCGACGGCGGTGAGCGCAAGTGGATGCGGCGCGTGCTCAAGGACGCGGAAAAAGGCGGCCTGGAGTTCGTGATGGTGCCGGCCGCGGAGGTTCCACCGTTGTTGCCGGAATTGCGTCGCATCTCCGACGAGTGGCTTGGCGAGAAGACCGGGCGCGAAAAGGGGTTTTCCCTCGGACGTTTCGACGAACGGTATCTGCGGCATTTTCCGACCGCACTCATCCGCGAGCATCACCCCGACGGGACCCGCATCGTGGCTTTCGCCAACGTCTGGACCGGCGTGGCGGGCGGCGAGGTCTCTCCCGATCTCATGCGGCGCACGGCCGATGCTCCCCGGGGGACGATGGACCTGCTGTTCGTGCAGTTGCTGCTGTGGGGACAGGCGCACGGCTATCGGGCGGCCAACCTGGGCATGACGCCACTGGCGGGGCTGGTGGATCCGGCGCTCGCGCGTCCCGAGCTGGCTCCGTTGTGGGCGCGCGCCGGGACCTTTCTCTACGGCCGAGGCGAGTCGCTGTACAATTTCCAGGGACTCCGGGCATTCAAGGAAAAATTCTCACCCGTGTGGGAGCCGCGATATCTGGCGTCGCCGGGAGGGATCGCCCTGCCGCGTGTCCTGGCCAACGTGGCCACGCTCATTGCTGGCGGTGTGAGCGGGATCGTGCGGAAGTAG
- a CDS encoding AcvB/VirJ family lysyl-phosphatidylglycerol hydrolase — MSDTATPIQPVFLDPSGRRWRRLRQAGMICGALAAIGVLYLGLGILVPPVLPDWQYAVGNGHSAPADSLHGHSWRDRLQWRRHTRARTRLLATVQPATAQPANAQPSGAARLPNDRTSLPRTPRAGRPINRATPIHAGFYVNWDDDAWQSLSRHVQQLDWVIAEWGFLRTRDLTLQMRPDQRVIDLLARQPADRRPRLLTMITNVDSGGASFSGARVAALVATPATRATFVHDVVAMVQRYQLAGIVIDFEMVPASAERGVSSLLRELRRTLHPLHAIVAVTVAADADVRTVRRWSRPSDMTIAMLYDQHSSRDDPGPVAAQSWYEEGARRLLTVVPADHLLLAFGAFGYEWNDAVPSTQASAMTYAEALASARTHRVLPQWNPDAMQPVIQWTDADSTDHVLWYLDAVTSWNAMHAASSLGVAGEAVWRLGAEDPALWRVFGRRTDPGAWNELAELPPGYGVEMQGDGELLRVTAHPTAGERRLQYDSTSGLLTDERLLTLPTSWTVERAGASHPHRVALTFDDGPDGTWTPMLLDTLRSRHAPATFFVIGDQVQQHLALTRRIAAEGHTLGSHTFSHPDLSRVSPFVTRLELDATARLLEAAVGRHTMLFRPPYFGDAEPSTIDELVPVEAATSLGYVTTGVHIDTDDWQRPGVRAIIDRTLAQRARGNVVLLHDGGGDRSQTVAAIGQLIDSLRARGDTIVSLESLVDAPAHAFMPPLSADAANRRWLALGGYSALGALEWSIVTIMGVAVSLGVVRLVLLTGLAVRQRLRSARTAPAMHGVTETDLYAPSVSVIVPAYKEQAVIVATVNSLLQQQYAGPLEVIVVDDGSPDDTYAIARNTFAGNEQVLVLTKVNGGKASALDLGIARARGEILVGLDADTVFAPDAIAQLVQPLRDPVVGAVAGNAKVGNRLNLVTRWQAIEYITSQNLDRRAFADLDAITVVPGAIGAWRASAVREAGGFTHDTLAEDQDLTITLRRRGWRIAYADRAVAWTEAPDTLRALARQRFRWAFGTLQCAWKHRDTLLRPRFGTLGLIAMPNTWLFQLAFTALSPLADLLFLFSLVRVMVVWREHGATYARTDMQHILTFYLLFVLTEVVSALIALFMEPDEDRRLAWLVPLQRFAYRQVMYAVVLRSIAAAARGRLVGWGSLERKATVTPLLPAMALFCCVGCLGVFPARSLQAQELTSAQLRRYPLTELPSPTGRTLALFWSGDGGWKELVDGVSKEFVKQGVAVAGINSRAWLTSATRTPDSLTYDSAALLRHYMARWQRDRILLVGYSRGAGFAAMLAEQLPADLRTRVEGVVLLGMEHTASFEFHLMDLVRTVNRPTDILVKPYIERIVNAPVVCVYGTTEGDTVCPELDAKRIHLIKRDGDHHFDRDYTALARDVLAIVTAGTSR, encoded by the coding sequence ATGTCCGACACCGCCACGCCGATCCAGCCCGTCTTCCTCGATCCCTCCGGTCGGCGGTGGCGCCGGTTGCGTCAGGCTGGAATGATCTGCGGTGCACTGGCTGCGATCGGCGTGCTCTATCTGGGGTTGGGCATTCTCGTGCCGCCCGTGCTCCCCGACTGGCAATATGCCGTCGGCAACGGCCATTCCGCACCGGCGGACAGCCTGCACGGTCATTCGTGGCGGGACCGCCTGCAGTGGCGTCGGCACACCCGTGCCCGCACCCGGTTGCTGGCGACCGTTCAGCCTGCCACTGCACAACCTGCCAATGCACAACCATCCGGTGCCGCACGTCTCCCGAACGATCGGACGAGTCTTCCGCGTACGCCGCGCGCCGGACGGCCCATCAATCGGGCCACGCCCATTCACGCCGGCTTCTACGTCAACTGGGACGACGATGCCTGGCAGTCGCTGTCCCGTCATGTACAGCAACTCGACTGGGTGATCGCGGAATGGGGCTTTCTGCGCACCAGGGATCTCACACTGCAGATGCGCCCCGATCAACGGGTCATCGATCTCCTCGCCCGGCAGCCCGCGGATCGTCGGCCGCGTTTGCTCACGATGATCACCAATGTCGACAGCGGCGGCGCTTCGTTCTCCGGCGCGCGGGTGGCTGCACTCGTGGCCACACCCGCCACACGCGCGACATTCGTGCATGATGTCGTCGCCATGGTGCAGCGGTATCAGCTCGCCGGAATTGTCATCGATTTCGAAATGGTTCCGGCGTCGGCCGAGCGGGGCGTGTCGTCACTGCTGCGTGAACTGCGTCGGACACTGCATCCCCTGCACGCGATCGTTGCGGTCACCGTCGCGGCCGACGCCGATGTCCGCACCGTACGGCGGTGGAGTCGGCCCAGCGACATGACCATCGCCATGCTGTACGATCAGCACAGCAGCCGGGATGATCCGGGTCCGGTGGCCGCGCAGTCGTGGTACGAGGAAGGGGCGCGGCGTCTGCTCACCGTGGTTCCCGCCGATCACCTGCTGCTGGCGTTCGGCGCATTCGGCTACGAGTGGAACGATGCCGTGCCGTCCACCCAGGCCTCCGCCATGACCTACGCCGAGGCGCTGGCCTCGGCACGGACCCATCGTGTGCTGCCGCAATGGAATCCCGACGCCATGCAACCGGTGATCCAGTGGACCGATGCCGATTCCACCGATCACGTACTCTGGTACCTCGATGCGGTCACGAGCTGGAATGCCATGCACGCGGCATCGTCGCTGGGGGTGGCCGGTGAAGCCGTGTGGAGACTGGGTGCCGAGGATCCCGCGCTCTGGCGCGTGTTTGGACGCCGCACCGACCCCGGTGCCTGGAACGAACTGGCCGAACTGCCGCCAGGGTACGGCGTGGAAATGCAGGGTGACGGTGAATTGCTGCGGGTCACCGCACATCCCACCGCCGGCGAGCGCCGTCTGCAGTACGATTCCACGAGTGGTCTCCTGACCGACGAGCGTCTGCTCACGCTGCCCACCTCATGGACGGTGGAACGCGCCGGCGCCAGTCATCCGCATCGTGTGGCCCTCACGTTCGACGACGGACCGGATGGCACCTGGACGCCCATGCTGCTCGACACGCTGCGTTCGCGGCATGCTCCGGCCACCTTCTTCGTCATCGGGGATCAGGTGCAGCAGCATCTGGCCCTCACCCGCCGCATTGCCGCCGAAGGACACACACTCGGCAGTCACACCTTCTCGCACCCCGATCTCTCGCGGGTGTCGCCCTTCGTGACGCGCCTCGAGCTCGACGCCACGGCCCGTCTGCTCGAAGCCGCGGTGGGGCGTCACACCATGCTGTTCCGTCCTCCGTATTTTGGTGACGCCGAACCGAGCACCATCGACGAACTCGTGCCGGTGGAAGCCGCCACGTCGCTCGGGTATGTCACCACCGGTGTGCACATCGACACCGACGACTGGCAGCGCCCGGGTGTACGGGCCATCATCGATCGGACGCTGGCACAACGCGCGCGCGGCAATGTCGTCCTGCTGCACGATGGCGGGGGCGATCGATCGCAGACCGTCGCTGCCATCGGTCAACTGATCGACAGCCTGCGGGCCCGCGGTGACACCATCGTTTCACTCGAATCGCTCGTGGATGCGCCAGCGCATGCGTTCATGCCCCCCCTCTCGGCGGATGCGGCCAATCGTCGGTGGCTCGCCCTCGGAGGGTACAGCGCTCTGGGCGCGCTGGAGTGGTCCATTGTGACGATCATGGGCGTGGCGGTGTCGCTGGGCGTCGTGCGTCTCGTGCTGTTGACCGGACTCGCGGTGCGGCAGCGCCTGCGCTCGGCCCGGACGGCGCCGGCGATGCACGGCGTGACGGAAACCGACCTCTACGCACCGTCGGTGAGTGTCATCGTCCCGGCGTACAAGGAGCAGGCCGTCATCGTCGCCACGGTGAACAGTCTGCTGCAACAGCAATACGCCGGCCCGCTCGAGGTGATCGTGGTGGACGATGGATCGCCCGACGACACCTATGCCATCGCACGCAACACGTTCGCCGGCAACGAACAGGTCCTCGTCCTGACCAAGGTCAACGGGGGAAAGGCTTCGGCGCTCGATCTCGGTATCGCACGGGCACGTGGGGAGATTCTGGTGGGACTCGATGCGGATACCGTGTTTGCCCCCGACGCCATCGCGCAGCTCGTGCAACCGTTGCGTGATCCGGTGGTGGGCGCCGTGGCCGGCAACGCCAAGGTGGGGAATCGGCTCAACCTCGTGACCCGCTGGCAGGCCATCGAGTACATCACCAGCCAGAATCTCGACCGACGGGCTTTCGCCGATCTCGATGCCATCACCGTGGTGCCCGGCGCCATCGGAGCCTGGCGTGCCTCGGCCGTGCGGGAAGCCGGTGGTTTCACCCATGACACCCTCGCCGAAGACCAGGACCTCACCATCACGCTGCGACGTCGCGGATGGCGTATCGCGTATGCCGACCGCGCGGTGGCCTGGACCGAGGCGCCCGACACACTGCGTGCGCTGGCCCGTCAGCGCTTCCGCTGGGCCTTCGGGACGCTGCAATGTGCCTGGAAGCATCGCGACACCCTGCTCCGGCCACGCTTCGGCACGCTGGGCCTGATCGCGATGCCCAACACCTGGCTGTTCCAGCTGGCATTCACCGCCCTCTCGCCACTCGCCGATCTGCTGTTCCTTTTCAGCCTCGTGCGCGTGATGGTGGTGTGGCGGGAACATGGCGCCACGTATGCGCGTACCGACATGCAGCATATCCTCACATTCTACCTGCTCTTCGTGCTCACCGAAGTGGTGTCGGCTCTGATCGCCCTGTTCATGGAACCCGATGAAGATCGCCGGCTGGCCTGGCTCGTGCCGTTGCAGCGTTTTGCCTATCGTCAGGTGATGTACGCGGTGGTGCTGCGCTCCATCGCCGCCGCGGCCCGCGGTCGTCTCGTGGGCTGGGGCAGTCTCGAACGAAAGGCCACGGTCACGCCGCTGCTGCCCGCGATGGCGCTCTTCTGTTGTGTCGGCTGTCTCGGGGTGTTTCCTGCCCGCTCCCTCCAGGCCCAGGAGCTCACATCCGCACAGCTCAGGCGTTATCCGCTGACGGAACTCCCCAGTCCCACGGGGCGCACGCTGGCGCTCTTCTGGAGTGGCGACGGTGGCTGGAAGGAGCTCGTCGACGGGGTATCGAAGGAGTTCGTGAAGCAGGGTGTGGCGGTGGCCGGCATCAACTCCCGCGCCTGGCTCACCTCTGCCACCCGCACCCCCGATTCACTCACGTACGACAGTGCGGCGCTGCTCCGCCACTACATGGCACGCTGGCAACGCGATCGCATTCTGTTGGTGGGATACTCCCGCGGCGCGGGGTTTGCCGCCATGCTGGCGGAGCAGTTGCCGGCCGATCTGCGCACCAGGGTGGAGGGTGTGGTGCTGCTCGGCATGGAGCACACGGCCAGTTTCGAATTTCACCTCATGGATCTGGTGCGCACCGTCAACCGGCCCACCGACATCCTGGTGAAGCCGTACATCGAACGCATCGTCAATGCGCCGGTGGTGTGTGTCTATGGCACCACCGAAGGGGATACGGTGTGTCCGGAACTCGACGCGAAGCGCATCCATCTGATCAAGCGGGATGGCGACCATCATTTCGATCGAGACTACACCGCCCTCGCGCGCGACGTACTGGCCATCGTCACGGCCGGCACGTCGCGCTGA